In Zingiber officinale cultivar Zhangliang chromosome 1A, Zo_v1.1, whole genome shotgun sequence, a genomic segment contains:
- the LOC122038327 gene encoding pre-mRNA-splicing factor 38-like: MANRTDPAAKSIHGTNPQNLVEKILRSKIYQHTYWKEQCFGLTAETLVDKAMELDHLGGTFGGSRKPTPFMCLILKMLQIQPDKEIVVEFIKNDEYKYVRILGAFYMRLTGTVTDVYRYLEPLYNDYRKLRMKSPDGKFSLTHVDEVIDELLTKDYSCDVALPRVQKRWTLEACGLLEPRRSALEDDFEEEEEKEEEDQAMEPVENGVHEKSYYRGRSPTRERDRDRKRDRQHRDRDYDRDYGRGRERDRDRERDRDRDRDRDRDRERDRDRHRVRDDKDYGRDRDREREREGRDRERRDRDRGRRRSRSRSRSRDRRDRDLEEGDYRKRRARGSVSPRRRQVDDDNPREEPKKKKEKKEKKSDGTDHPDPEIAEANRLRASLGLKPLK; this comes from the exons ATGGCGAACCGAACGGATCCCGCGGCGAAGAGCATCCACGGGACGAACCCCCAGAACCTGGTGGAGAAGATCCTTCGCTCCAAGATCTACCAGCACACCTACTGGAAGGAGCAGTGCTTCGGCCTCACCGCGGAGACCCTCGTCGACAAGGCCATGGAGCTCGACCACCTCGGCGGCACCTTCGGTGGTAGCCGGAAACCAACCCCCTTCATGTGCCTCATCCTGAAGATGCTTCAGATCCAGCCCGACAAGGAGATCGTCGTCGAGTTCATCAAGAACGACGAATACAA GTACGTTCGAATTCTCGGGGCTTTCTACATGCGGCTCACAGGCACCGTAACGGATGTGTATCGCTATTTGGAACCCCTCTATAACGATTATAGAAAACTTAGAATGAAGTCACCCGACGGAA AGTTTTCCTTGACTCACGTGGACGAAGTCATTGATGAGCTCCTTACAAAGGATTACTCCTGCGACGTTGCCCTCCCTCGTGTTCAGAAAAG ATGGACCCTTGAAGCATGCGGCTTGCTTGAACCTAGAAGAAGTGCGCTAGAAGATGAttttgaagaggaagaagaaaaagaggaagaggaTCAGGCTATGGAGCCTGTAGAGAATGGTGTCCATGAAAAG AGTTATTATCGTGGGCGTAGTCCTACACGGGAGAGGGACAGAGATAGAAAGCGTGACAGACAACATAG GGACAGGGATTATGATCGAGATTATGGTAGAGGACGTGAAAGAGATCGTGATCGTGAAAGAGACCGTGATAGAGACAGAGATAGAGATAGGGATAGAGAAAGGGACCGAGATCGTCACCGAGTAAGAGATGACAAGGACTATGGTCGTGACAGAGACCGTGAACGGGAAAGGGAAGGTCGCGACCGAGAAAGAAGAGATAGGGACCGTGGAAGGCGTAGGAGCCGCTCGAGGAGCCGAAGCAGAGACCGACGAGACAGGGATCTTGAAGAAGGTGACTATCGGAAGAGGCGTGCCCGAGGCAGTGTCAGCCCTCGCAGACGGCAAGTGGATGATGACAACCCTAGGGAAGAGcccaagaagaaaaaggaaaagaaagagaagaaaagtgATGGAACTGATCACCCAGATCCAGAAATTGCTGAAGCTAATAGATTACGAGCTTCTCTTGGGTTGAAGCCACTGAAGTAA